DNA sequence from the Streptomyces sp. CA-210063 genome:
AAGGCGGAAGCCCGCGCGCAGGCCGCCGAGTGGCTGGACCGGATGGGTCTCGCCGAGTACGCCGGGACCAAGCCGCGCCGCCTCTCCGGCGGCCAGGCCCAGCGCGTCGCCCTCGCCCGCGCCCTCGCCACCCGCCCCCGCCTGCTGCTCCTCGACGAGCCCCTCGCCGCGCTGGACGCCCGCACCCGCCTCGACGTACGGGCCCAACTCCGGCGCCATCTCGCCGAGTTCGAGGCCGTCGCCGTACTCGTCACGCACGACCCGTTGGACGCCATGGTCCTGGCCGACCGGCTCGTCGTCGTCGAGCACGGCCGGGTGGTCCAGGAGGGCACCCCACGCGACATCGCCCGCCACCCCCGCACGGACTACATCGCCCACCTGGTCGGCCTGAACCTGTACCGGGGACAGGCCGAGGGCCACGTCGTACGCCTCGACACGGAGGGCATGGCGACCACAGGAGCCGTAGGAGACACAGGCGGCAGGGGCCCGGCGGGCGCGCCGACGAAGAACGCAGGCCGCCCTGCGGACACGCCGGCGAAAACCACAGGCCGCCCGGCGGGCGCGCCAACGAAAACCACAGGCCGCCCGGCGGACACGCCGGCCAAAACCACAGACCGCCCGGCGATCACGACCACCGAGGACCTCACGGGCCCCGTCTTCGTCGCCTTCCCCCCGAGCGCCGTGACCCTCCACCGCGACCGGCCCACCGGCTCCAGCGCCCGCAACCTCTGGCGGTGCGAGGTGGCCGGCCTGGAGGTCCACGGTGACCAGATCCGCGCCGACCTGACGGGCGAACTCCCGCTCACCGCCGACCTCACGACCGTGGCGGCCGCCGAACTCGGCCTCCACCCGGGAACACCGGTATGGGTGACGGTGAAGGCGACGCAGACCCACGCGTATCCGGCGTGAGAACACCCACGTCAGGTCAGCTGATCACCACTCGGGAGCGAGCGTCCGCCCGCACCAGCCCAGGATCTCCGGGTCGGCCGGATCCGCCTCGTCCCCGTCGACCCAGTCGTACAGCTTCACGTACGACCCGCCCGACGAGCCGGGCAGCCGCGACACGTACGCCCCCTCGCGGTCCGCGAACA
Encoded proteins:
- a CDS encoding ABC transporter ATP-binding protein, with the translated sequence MSETPAAVDPALAANGADRSEGLDAHLVVQRGDFRLDVSLTAAPGDVVALLGPNGAGKTTALRALAGLTPLTGGHLRLEGAALERTAPESRPVGVVFQDYLLFPHLTALDNIAFGPRCQGATKAEARAQAAEWLDRMGLAEYAGTKPRRLSGGQAQRVALARALATRPRLLLLDEPLAALDARTRLDVRAQLRRHLAEFEAVAVLVTHDPLDAMVLADRLVVVEHGRVVQEGTPRDIARHPRTDYIAHLVGLNLYRGQAEGHVVRLDTEGMATTGAVGDTGGRGPAGAPTKNAGRPADTPAKTTGRPAGAPTKTTGRPADTPAKTTDRPAITTTEDLTGPVFVAFPPSAVTLHRDRPTGSSARNLWRCEVAGLEVHGDQIRADLTGELPLTADLTTVAAAELGLHPGTPVWVTVKATQTHAYPA